A region of Desulfobacterales bacterium DNA encodes the following proteins:
- a CDS encoding HAD family hydrolase has product MSRLKLVVFDCDGVMFDSRDSNREYYNQLLTRFGHPPMDAGELDYVHSHNVMDSVAHIFRHYPAAEIEAVHQLRRELDYTPFLKHMVMEPDLVEFLCWLKPGIHTAISTNRTNTMPALMAMFGLEPYFDKVVTALDVTRPKPHGEALEVILDHFGVNVDQAVFIGDSMVDREHCAGVGMELIAFKNPALPARYHVNRFMEIVELPFFRNR; this is encoded by the coding sequence ATGAGCCGACTCAAACTGGTGGTCTTTGACTGCGACGGGGTGATGTTCGATTCCCGTGATTCCAACCGTGAATATTATAACCAGCTGCTGACCCGGTTCGGTCATCCTCCCATGGATGCCGGGGAACTCGACTATGTCCACAGCCATAATGTGATGGACTCGGTGGCCCATATCTTCCGCCACTATCCGGCCGCGGAGATCGAGGCGGTGCATCAATTGCGCCGGGAACTGGACTATACCCCGTTTCTCAAGCATATGGTCATGGAACCGGACCTGGTGGAGTTTCTCTGCTGGCTGAAGCCGGGTATCCATACCGCGATCAGCACCAACCGGACCAACACCATGCCGGCGTTGATGGCGATGTTCGGACTTGAACCCTATTTTGACAAGGTGGTCACCGCCCTGGACGTGACCCGGCCCAAGCCCCATGGCGAGGCCCTGGAGGTGATCCTTGACCATTTCGGGGTAAATGTTGACCAGGCGGTGTTTATCGGCGACTCAATGGTGGACCGGGAACATTGCGCCGGGGTGGGAATGGAGCTGATCGCCTTTAAGAACCCGGCCTTGCCGGCCCGATACCATGTGAACCGGTTCATGGAGATCG
- a CDS encoding phosphoribosylformylglycinamidine synthase subunit PurQ, with translation MAKTVHAMVLTGYGTNCEMEMAHACRLGGADRVDIVHMSELLHGEYRLDDYHFLNLPGGFLDGDDLGAGQAGAHRIRYATLAGGNERLFAHLQRFINAGKLVLGVCNGFQLMAKMGLLPGFDNNHENRVVSLIYNDSSRFEDRWVTLAVDPESPCVFTRGLDYLYYPVRHGEGKFVTDSEATLARIRAEHLVAMRYCDPETREATSVYPLNPNGSINAIAGLCDPSGRLFGLMPHPEAFLHRTNHPRWTREELPEEGQGVALFRNGIDFIRRNLL, from the coding sequence ATGGCGAAAACGGTTCATGCCATGGTGCTCACCGGCTACGGCACCAACTGTGAGATGGAGATGGCCCATGCCTGCAGGCTGGGCGGCGCCGACCGGGTCGATATCGTTCACATGAGCGAACTCCTCCATGGTGAATACCGGTTGGACGATTATCATTTTCTCAACCTGCCCGGCGGTTTTCTTGACGGCGACGATCTCGGGGCCGGCCAGGCCGGGGCGCACCGGATCCGCTACGCCACCCTGGCCGGCGGCAATGAGCGCCTGTTTGCGCATCTGCAGCGATTTATCAATGCCGGCAAGCTGGTCCTGGGGGTGTGCAACGGCTTTCAGTTGATGGCCAAGATGGGGCTGCTGCCCGGTTTTGACAACAACCACGAGAACCGGGTGGTGAGCCTGATCTACAACGATTCCAGCCGGTTCGAGGACCGTTGGGTGACCCTGGCGGTGGACCCGGAGTCGCCCTGCGTGTTTACCCGGGGGCTGGATTATCTCTACTATCCGGTCCGGCACGGGGAGGGCAAGTTCGTCACTGACAGCGAGGCCACCCTGGCCCGGATCCGGGCGGAACACCTGGTGGCGATGCGTTACTGCGATCCCGAGACCAGGGAGGCGACCTCGGTATATCCCCTGAACCCCAACGGCTCGATCAACGCCATTGCCGGGCTCTGCGACCCCAGCGGCCGGCTGTTCGGCCTGATGCCCCATCCGGAGGCCTTTCTCCACCGGACCAACCATCCGCGCTGGACCCGGGAGGAGCTGCCCGAAGAGGGGCAGGGGGTGGCCCTGTTCCGCAACGGTATTGATTTTATCCGCAGGAATCTCCTTTAG
- a CDS encoding HD domain-containing protein — MDSTDVKETIPLGEETTRTLRRVAAEYRDGEGGCHGPDHAERVHWTALHIGRLMGADLEVLSGAALLHDIGRRYEMAEKGGICHAEKGAELARKILADLNFSPERIKAITHCIETHRYRNDKAPESLEAKILFDADKLDSIGAIGIGRAFLFAGQVGAKLHNGEVDILTSRSYSTEDTAYREFRFKLSKIKDRLLTPEGQRLARERHAFMEVFFERLEKEINGRGHIATE, encoded by the coding sequence GTGGATAGTACCGATGTAAAGGAAACCATCCCCTTGGGAGAAGAAACGACCAGGACCTTACGGCGGGTCGCTGCCGAGTACCGCGACGGCGAGGGTGGCTGCCACGGTCCGGACCATGCCGAACGGGTACACTGGACCGCCCTGCATATCGGCCGGCTGATGGGGGCTGACCTGGAGGTGTTGAGTGGCGCCGCCCTGCTCCATGATATTGGCAGGCGCTACGAAATGGCTGAAAAGGGGGGGATCTGCCATGCGGAAAAGGGCGCGGAACTGGCCCGCAAGATCCTGGCTGATCTCAACTTTAGCCCGGAGCGGATCAAGGCCATTACCCACTGCATTGAAACCCATCGCTACCGGAACGACAAGGCCCCTGAGAGTCTTGAGGCCAAGATCCTCTTTGACGCGGACAAGCTGGACTCCATCGGCGCGATCGGCATCGGCCGGGCCTTTCTGTTTGCCGGTCAGGTGGGGGCCAAGCTCCATAACGGCGAGGTGGATATCCTTACCAGCCGTTCCTATTCCACCGAGGATACCGCCTACCGGGAGTTCAGGTTCAAGCTGTCCAAGATCAAGGACCGGCTGCTCACCCCGGAGGGACAGCGGCTGGCCCGGGAGCGGCATGCCTTTATGGAGGTTTTTTTCGAGCGGCTGGAAAAGGAGATCAACGGCCGCGGTCATATTGCCACCGAATAA
- a CDS encoding YkgJ family cysteine cluster protein: MLTQGLHLPDHVEQLGRDQTFCFACHPGVVCFTGCCRELELALTPYDALRLSRELGLTNSEFLDRHVVIEQEAGETFPRFYLGMVDDGRASCPFVSTAGCAVYNGRPGACRAYPVGRAAMLGRNARREEFHVLVREPHCRGFNDQARTWTVDQWIADQGLLEYNRINDELLFLFHHPRVRRGLVLSKDERDRFILALYRLDEFRALVAGPGLGKDFTLDPATREAALDNDTELLRLGVRWLQTLLLGGDRLAQGIKKGLDPNNKKKGFAESV, from the coding sequence ATGTTGACCCAGGGATTACACCTGCCGGACCATGTTGAACAACTTGGCCGGGACCAGACATTCTGTTTTGCCTGCCATCCCGGGGTGGTCTGTTTTACCGGGTGCTGCCGGGAGCTGGAGCTGGCCCTGACCCCCTATGACGCCCTGCGGCTCTCCCGGGAACTGGGTCTGACCAACAGCGAGTTCCTGGATCGCCATGTGGTGATCGAACAGGAGGCGGGTGAAACCTTTCCCCGCTTCTATCTCGGCATGGTGGATGACGGCCGGGCCAGCTGCCCATTTGTCTCAACCGCCGGCTGCGCGGTCTATAACGGCCGGCCCGGCGCCTGCCGGGCCTATCCGGTGGGCCGGGCCGCGATGCTCGGCCGCAACGCCCGCCGGGAGGAGTTCCATGTCCTGGTCAGGGAGCCCCATTGCCGGGGCTTTAATGACCAGGCCCGGACCTGGACCGTGGACCAGTGGATCGCGGACCAGGGGTTGCTCGAGTACAACCGGATCAACGATGAGCTGCTCTTTCTGTTCCACCACCCCCGGGTCAGGAGGGGGCTGGTGTTGAGCAAGGATGAGCGCGACCGGTTCATCCTTGCCCTGTACCGGCTGGATGAATTCCGGGCCCTGGTGGCCGGGCCGGGACTTGGCAAGGATTTTACCCTTGACCCGGCGACCCGGGAGGCGGCCCTGGACAATGATACCGAACTGCTGCGGCTGGGGGTCCGCTGGCTGCAGACCCTGTTGCTGGGGGGTGATCGACTTGCGCAAGGGATAAAAAAGGGGCTGGACCCTAATAATAAAAAAAAGGGTTTTGCCGAATCCGTATGA
- the secD gene encoding protein translocase subunit SecD: MNRTIKWKIATLMVAIAFAGVILAPSLFPSTPEWWSKYLAPQGLRLGLDLQGGMHLVLKVDLDKALENTLDLAASDLKESLAEKGVSAVRTKSDDPRVVRLTLPNIDSLNTVREVIKDDFPNLDIEVQTEQGSFPRVLLSLTSEEVAYIHKNAVAQSLEIIRNRIDQFGVSEPVIIRQGEDEIVVQLPGIKDPDRALDLIGQTAQLEFKLLAEDAGVDPGALVREAENSGQWRPGEGRKKLNLVLQNRLPPGTEIYFEKQVDPKTGQERKTPLLIKSQVLMTGDMVKNAQVRIGGNFNEPYTSLDFTGRGGRIFGQITEKNVGKRFAIILDEVVRSAPVIQEKILGGSAQITGNFTYEEANDLAIVLRVGALPAPVSIIQNLTVGASLGQDSIDRGLMSGLLGTALVMVFMVFYYRFSGLNANFALMLNILFLFAGLAAMGATLTLPGIAGIILTIGMAVDANVLIFERMREEFALGKSVKSGIEGGYDKAFWTIVDSQVTTLITALALFLFGTGPIKGFAVTLSLGVLFNLFTTLFGTRTVYDVLYAKRWLRPIKFVQVVGIPKIDYMRLKKITFTVSGIFVLIGLVAFIQIVRGKANLGVDFAGGSMIQYHADRSFELDKVRKALQAHGLGGVDLQQVVNENRLIVKLKKSEAVVGNLGDAISKALAAEIPGNDFIMESQSEIGASVSEALRDKALLAIAISLIGVICYLAVRFDLTFGFAAAIATFHDVLVVLGICWLLDIEITLLIVTALLTLAGYSLNDSVVVFDRIRENLNKASKGLVKKDFAGIINLSVNEVLGRTMVTSLTTAFVLLALFLLGGTVIHDFSFALLVGILVGTYSSIFVASPLLSLWRKE, from the coding sequence ATGAATAGAACCATAAAATGGAAGATCGCCACCTTGATGGTGGCGATCGCCTTTGCCGGCGTGATTCTGGCGCCGTCACTGTTTCCCTCCACCCCGGAATGGTGGAGCAAGTATCTGGCCCCGCAGGGGCTGCGTCTCGGTCTTGACCTCCAGGGCGGCATGCATCTGGTACTCAAGGTTGACCTGGACAAGGCCCTGGAAAACACCCTGGACCTGGCGGCCAGCGACCTGAAGGAAAGTCTGGCCGAGAAAGGGGTGTCCGCGGTGCGCACCAAGTCCGACGACCCGCGGGTGGTGCGCTTGACCCTGCCCAATATCGACAGCCTGAACACGGTCCGGGAGGTGATCAAGGACGATTTCCCCAACCTTGATATCGAGGTCCAGACCGAGCAAGGCTCCTTTCCCCGGGTCCTGCTGAGCCTGACCAGCGAGGAGGTCGCCTATATTCACAAGAATGCAGTGGCCCAGTCCCTGGAGATCATCCGTAACCGGATCGATCAGTTCGGGGTGTCCGAACCGGTGATCATCCGCCAGGGCGAGGACGAGATCGTGGTGCAGTTGCCCGGGATCAAGGACCCGGACCGGGCCCTGGACCTGATCGGGCAGACCGCCCAGCTGGAGTTCAAGCTGTTGGCCGAGGATGCCGGGGTGGACCCCGGGGCCCTGGTCCGCGAGGCTGAGAACAGTGGCCAATGGCGCCCGGGCGAGGGCCGGAAAAAGCTCAACCTGGTCCTGCAGAACCGTCTGCCGCCCGGCACGGAGATCTATTTCGAGAAGCAGGTCGATCCCAAGACCGGCCAGGAGCGGAAAACTCCGCTGTTGATCAAAAGCCAGGTATTGATGACCGGCGACATGGTCAAGAACGCCCAGGTGCGGATCGGCGGCAACTTTAACGAGCCCTATACCAGCCTTGATTTCACTGGTCGCGGTGGCCGGATCTTTGGTCAGATCACCGAGAAGAACGTGGGCAAGCGCTTTGCGATCATCCTTGACGAGGTGGTCCGTTCGGCGCCGGTGATCCAGGAGAAGATCCTGGGCGGCAGCGCCCAGATCACTGGTAACTTTACCTATGAGGAGGCCAACGACCTGGCCATTGTCCTGCGGGTCGGCGCCCTGCCGGCGCCGGTGTCGATCATCCAGAATCTCACCGTGGGCGCCTCCCTGGGCCAGGATTCCATTGACCGCGGCCTGATGTCCGGCCTGCTCGGCACAGCGCTGGTCATGGTTTTCATGGTGTTTTATTACCGTTTTTCCGGGCTTAACGCCAATTTTGCCCTGATGCTCAATATCCTTTTTCTCTTTGCCGGGCTGGCGGCCATGGGCGCCACCCTCACCCTGCCGGGTATTGCCGGGATCATCCTCACCATCGGCATGGCAGTGGACGCCAATGTGCTGATCTTTGAGCGGATGCGCGAGGAGTTTGCCCTGGGCAAGTCGGTCAAGTCCGGGATCGAGGGTGGCTATGACAAGGCCTTCTGGACCATTGTCGACTCCCAGGTGACCACCCTGATCACCGCCCTGGCCCTGTTTCTTTTCGGTACCGGACCGATCAAGGGTTTTGCCGTCACCCTCTCCCTGGGCGTGCTCTTCAACCTGTTCACCACCCTGTTCGGCACCCGGACGGTCTATGACGTATTGTACGCCAAGCGCTGGCTGCGGCCGATTAAATTTGTCCAGGTTGTCGGTATTCCCAAAATAGACTACATGCGGTTGAAAAAGATCACCTTTACCGTATCCGGGATTTTTGTGTTAATCGGCCTGGTCGCCTTTATCCAGATCGTCCGGGGCAAGGCCAATCTGGGGGTGGATTTTGCCGGCGGCTCCATGATCCAGTACCATGCCGATCGCTCCTTTGAACTGGACAAGGTGCGCAAGGCGTTGCAGGCCCACGGCCTGGGCGGGGTGGACCTGCAGCAGGTGGTGAACGAGAACCGGCTGATCGTCAAGCTGAAGAAATCAGAGGCCGTGGTCGGCAACCTCGGCGATGCCATCTCCAAGGCCCTGGCCGCTGAGATACCGGGCAATGATTTTATCATGGAGAGCCAGTCCGAAATCGGCGCCTCGGTGAGCGAGGCGCTGCGGGACAAGGCCCTGCTGGCCATCGCCATTTCGTTGATCGGGGTAATCTGTTACCTGGCCGTCCGCTTTGATCTGACCTTCGGGTTTGCCGCGGCCATTGCCACCTTTCATGACGTGCTGGTGGTTCTGGGCATCTGCTGGCTGCTGGACATTGAGATCACCCTGCTCATCGTCACCGCGCTCCTTACCCTGGCCGGCTACTCCTTAAACGACAGCGTGGTGGTCTTTGACCGGATTCGAGAGAATCTGAACAAGGCCTCCAAGGGACTGGTAAAAAAGGATTTCGCCGGGATCATCAACCTGAGCGTCAACGAGGTGCTGGGCCGGACCATGGTTACCTCGCTGACCACCGCCTTTGTGCTCCTGGCCCTGTTCCTGCTGGGCGGCACCGTGATCCACGATTTCTCTTTCGCCCTGTTGGTCGGGATCCTGGTGGGGACCTATTCCTCGATCTTTGTGGCCAGCCCGCTGCTTTCCCTGTGGCGCAAGGAGTAA
- the larB gene encoding nickel pincer cofactor biosynthesis protein LarB: MDATRLKELLLQVKNGGCGIDEALNRLRHWPSEEMGFACLDHHRSLRTGMPEVVYGEGKTAAQLIGIIGKMVGSGGPVIATRVDPDKAGPVRVRFPDLVYHRTARMLTGAEKNFQPCPDARGGILVLSAGTSDLPVAEEALVTARALGHPVSLVNDVGVAGVHRLLAHRELLDSAIVLIVVAGMEGALPSVVGGLVARPVVAVPTSVGYGTGLGGLAALLGMLNSCAPGMAVVNIDNGFGAACMAAAINRG; encoded by the coding sequence ATGGATGCAACCCGGCTCAAGGAGCTGCTTCTGCAGGTCAAGAACGGCGGTTGCGGGATCGACGAGGCCCTGAACCGGCTGCGGCACTGGCCCAGCGAGGAGATGGGCTTTGCCTGCCTCGACCATCACCGCTCCCTGCGCACCGGGATGCCGGAGGTGGTGTACGGCGAGGGCAAGACCGCGGCCCAACTCATCGGGATCATCGGCAAGATGGTTGGCTCGGGCGGCCCGGTGATCGCCACCCGGGTGGACCCGGACAAGGCCGGTCCGGTCCGGGTTCGTTTTCCCGATCTTGTCTACCACCGGACCGCGCGGATGCTCACCGGCGCGGAGAAAAATTTTCAGCCATGCCCGGACGCCCGGGGCGGGATCCTGGTGCTGTCGGCCGGGACCTCGGACCTGCCGGTGGCTGAGGAGGCCCTGGTTACGGCCCGGGCCCTGGGCCATCCGGTTTCCCTGGTAAACGACGTGGGGGTGGCCGGGGTCCATCGGCTCCTGGCCCACCGGGAACTGCTTGACAGCGCCATTGTGCTGATCGTGGTCGCCGGCATGGAGGGTGCCCTGCCCAGCGTGGTGGGCGGCCTGGTGGCCCGGCCGGTTGTTGCCGTGCCCACCAGTGTTGGTTACGGCACCGGTCTCGGCGGGCTCGCCGCCCTGCTCGGAATGCTCAATAGTTGCGCCCCGGGCATGGCGGTGGTCAATATCGACAACGGTTTCGGCGCCGCCTGCATGGCGGCGGCGATCAACAGGGGTTGA
- a CDS encoding cation diffusion facilitator family transporter: MTSPAHQQTVPESRLRYPAIRRAARVALLTSFLLLIVKFIAYYLTDSKAILSDALESIINVGTGAFLVMTVAISSQPADQDHPYGHGKIEAFAAGLEGGLIIFAAIMIMVEAVPAFFNPKPLTNLGPGLSLVLAAGLINLGVGLYLLHSGKKLKSDALRADGHHLLTDFYTSAGVIVALLLVRFTGIVWLDPLIACLVAVNIFLPGINLVRGAGRNLMNKADPELLDRIVACLNEIKQPGWLYPHKLRAIRSGRYHHVDLHISMPHYWTLDKIHATEQEITERLLEAMGEEGDVMIHVDPCEPEYCPDCRVTSCGDRKGEQRKSGAWTVKEVIAPRGLNDKPEPRE; this comes from the coding sequence ATGACTTCCCCTGCTCACCAACAAACCGTGCCGGAATCAAGGCTCCGTTACCCGGCCATCCGCCGGGCGGCGAGAGTGGCACTGCTGACCTCGTTCCTGCTCCTGATCGTCAAGTTTATTGCCTACTATCTCACCGATTCCAAGGCGATCCTCTCCGATGCCCTTGAATCAATCATCAACGTGGGCACCGGCGCCTTCCTGGTAATGACCGTTGCGATCAGTTCCCAGCCGGCCGACCAGGACCATCCTTACGGACACGGCAAGATCGAGGCCTTTGCCGCCGGCCTGGAGGGCGGGCTGATCATCTTTGCGGCAATCATGATCATGGTGGAGGCGGTGCCCGCCTTTTTCAACCCCAAGCCGCTGACCAACCTGGGACCGGGTCTCTCCCTGGTGCTGGCGGCCGGCTTGATCAACCTGGGGGTCGGGCTTTATCTACTCCATTCAGGGAAAAAACTCAAATCCGATGCGCTCCGGGCCGACGGCCACCACCTGCTCACCGATTTCTATACCAGTGCCGGGGTGATCGTCGCTCTGCTGCTGGTCCGTTTTACCGGTATTGTCTGGCTCGACCCGCTGATCGCCTGCCTGGTGGCGGTAAACATCTTCCTGCCCGGCATCAACCTGGTCCGCGGCGCCGGACGCAACCTGATGAACAAGGCAGACCCGGAACTGCTCGACCGGATCGTTGCCTGCCTCAACGAGATCAAACAACCGGGCTGGCTCTATCCCCACAAGCTGCGGGCCATCCGCTCGGGCCGCTACCACCATGTTGATCTCCACATCTCCATGCCCCATTACTGGACCCTGGACAAGATCCATGCAACGGAACAGGAGATCACCGAGCGGCTGCTTGAGGCCATGGGCGAGGAGGGGGACGTGATGATCCATGTGGATCCATGCGAGCCGGAGTACTGCCCCGACTGCCGGGTAACTTCATGCGGGGACCGCAAGGGCGAACAGCGGAAATCCGGGGCCTGGACCGTGAAAGAGGTCATTGCCCCCCGCGGCTTGAATGACAAACCTGAACCGCGGGAATGA
- a CDS encoding 16S rRNA (uracil(1498)-N(3))-methyltransferase encodes MRHFFIDPADISGAKAVITGQEARHLTTVLRLGPGQRIHLFDGTGAVYVAEISHTGRGAVEATILKTEQEKQGHGPRLHLGQALVKAGKMDLIVEKATELGVAAIHPFVSRYCAIRPGAEQQQRRLERWRRITRAACKQCNRPLPPDCPAPVPLDQLLATAREYDLKIIFWEEEKSRSLTGLFPGAAKTGPLSLLALVGPEGGFSEQEVLQAIAAGFIPVGLGRRLLRAETASLAVVAILQYLLGNLEQQS; translated from the coding sequence ATGCGACACTTCTTTATCGATCCGGCCGACATCTCCGGCGCAAAAGCGGTCATCACCGGCCAGGAGGCCCGCCATCTCACCACCGTACTCCGGCTCGGGCCGGGGCAGAGAATCCATCTTTTTGACGGCACGGGCGCGGTCTATGTCGCGGAGATCAGCCATACCGGCAGGGGGGCGGTCGAGGCGACCATTTTGAAAACAGAGCAGGAGAAACAGGGACACGGCCCGCGACTCCACCTGGGACAGGCCCTGGTCAAGGCCGGCAAGATGGATCTCATCGTTGAGAAGGCGACCGAACTGGGGGTGGCCGCGATCCATCCCTTTGTCTCCCGCTACTGCGCCATCCGGCCCGGCGCCGAACAACAACAGCGCCGGCTCGAACGGTGGCGGAGAATCACCCGGGCCGCCTGCAAACAGTGCAACCGGCCGCTGCCGCCGGACTGCCCGGCGCCGGTCCCCCTGGACCAATTACTGGCAACAGCCAGGGAATACGATCTGAAGATAATCTTCTGGGAAGAGGAGAAGAGCCGGAGCCTCACCGGGTTGTTCCCCGGGGCCGCCAAGACCGGCCCGCTATCATTGCTGGCCCTGGTCGGCCCGGAGGGCGGCTTCAGTGAACAGGAAGTGCTTCAGGCGATTGCCGCGGGCTTCATCCCGGTGGGCCTGGGCCGCCGGCTCCTGCGCGCCGAGACCGCCTCCCTGGCCGTGGTTGCCATCCTCCAGTACCTGCTGGGCAACCTTGAGCAACAGTCCTGA
- a CDS encoding HD domain-containing protein yields the protein MDNKKYRLHNLLADESPPALRMEIIHIAGLISADFDSTTFEQIFNDIVKLFSGDFPGYQASNTAYHDLDHSLMVTLAMSRLLHGLSLEGQRFSGREVLLGLCAALFHDTGLIQTDDDIEGTGAKYTLGHEQRSIRLMSGYLAGLDFNAEEISDCSQMINCTILTLPPGEIPFRNERCALLGKALGTVDLLAQMADRKYLEKLPLLFKEFGEGGIPGYKSELEMLRKTEQFHRSVVQTRLINELDNIALVMKRHFYERWGLGRDLYAEAIARNINHLNYIDELCRGDEDCFEQKLRRGGILRDFIDKETKAPARGD from the coding sequence ATGGATAATAAAAAATACCGCCTGCACAACCTGCTTGCCGATGAGTCCCCCCCGGCCCTGCGGATGGAAATCATCCATATTGCCGGGTTGATTTCCGCTGATTTCGATTCCACTACCTTTGAGCAGATCTTTAACGACATTGTCAAGCTTTTCTCCGGTGATTTTCCCGGGTACCAGGCCAGCAATACCGCCTATCACGACCTTGACCACAGCCTGATGGTGACCCTGGCCATGTCCCGGCTGCTGCACGGGCTCTCCCTCGAAGGACAGCGGTTTTCCGGGCGGGAGGTGCTCCTGGGACTCTGCGCGGCCCTGTTTCACGACACCGGCCTGATCCAGACCGATGATGATATCGAGGGAACAGGCGCCAAGTATACCCTTGGCCATGAACAGCGGAGCATCCGGCTGATGAGCGGCTATCTCGCCGGCCTGGATTTTAACGCCGAGGAGATCAGCGACTGTTCCCAGATGATCAACTGTACGATTCTGACCCTGCCGCCCGGTGAGATCCCCTTTCGCAATGAACGCTGCGCCCTGCTCGGCAAGGCCCTGGGCACGGTGGATCTGCTCGCCCAGATGGCGGATCGGAAGTACCTGGAAAAACTGCCGCTGCTCTTCAAGGAATTCGGGGAGGGCGGGATTCCGGGCTATAAGTCGGAACTGGAGATGCTCAGGAAAACCGAACAGTTTCACCGCTCCGTGGTCCAGACCCGCCTGATCAACGAACTTGACAATATCGCCCTGGTGATGAAGCGCCACTTTTATGAGCGCTGGGGACTTGGCCGCGATCTTTACGCCGAGGCCATTGCCCGGAACATCAACCACCTGAACTATATCGACGAATTATGCCGGGGCGATGAGGACTGCTTCGAGCAAAAGCTGCGGCGCGGCGGCATTCTCAGGGATTTCATCGACAAAGAGACAAAGGCGCCGGCCAGGGGCGATTAG
- the dtd gene encoding D-aminoacyl-tRNA deacylase, with amino-acid sequence MRAVVQLVNKATVRVGGRTVGAIGRGLMVLLGVHAEDTAKDGTLLAGKIVNLRIFADDQGLMNRSLREVNGEMLVVSQFTLYGDCRKGRRPSYASAAPAELADTLYRFFVNEVKKRGIRTATGEFQAMMEVELVNCGPVTLMLDSRKGL; translated from the coding sequence ATGCGGGCGGTGGTACAACTGGTGAACAAGGCCACGGTCCGGGTCGGCGGGCGGACCGTGGGCGCGATCGGCAGGGGGTTGATGGTCCTGCTCGGCGTGCATGCGGAGGACACGGCCAAGGATGGCACGCTGCTGGCCGGCAAGATCGTCAACCTGCGAATCTTTGCCGATGACCAGGGGTTGATGAACCGGTCGCTGCGCGAGGTGAACGGCGAGATGCTGGTGGTGTCGCAGTTCACCCTGTACGGCGACTGCCGCAAGGGCCGGCGGCCCTCCTATGCCAGCGCGGCCCCGGCCGAGCTGGCCGACACCCTGTACCGGTTTTTCGTCAATGAGGTGAAAAAAAGGGGGATACGGACCGCCACCGGTGAATTCCAGGCAATGATGGAGGTGGAACTGGTCAACTGCGGCCCGGTCACCCTGATGCTCGATTCACGCAAGGGGCTCTGA
- a CDS encoding rhomboid family intramembrane serine protease: MTRSRTGPLLCPNCKKLISTYVTECPYCGLSRPGARWKQLRFPDADNGAALIRLLIGANVVMYVISLLFNPAQTGLSMNPLTFLAPSNVSLWLLGATGSYPLLVEHRWWTLISASYLHGGILHILFNMIALNQLGPLVIREYGAARMFVIYTGAGIGGYLLSALAGVSLTIGASAAVCGLIGAALYYGKSRGGAYGRAVYRHVGGWVISLFIFGLLVPGINNWGHGGGIAAGLLLGLLLGYRERRPDTFAHQLLAGACLLLTGLVLVWAVLSGVLAMMAGH; the protein is encoded by the coding sequence ATGACCCGATCCAGAACCGGACCGCTGCTCTGCCCCAACTGTAAGAAGCTGATCAGCACCTATGTAACGGAATGCCCCTACTGCGGCCTGTCCCGGCCCGGAGCCCGCTGGAAACAGCTGCGCTTCCCGGACGCGGACAACGGCGCGGCCCTGATCAGGCTCCTGATCGGGGCCAATGTTGTGATGTATGTCATTTCCCTGCTCTTCAACCCGGCGCAGACCGGTCTGTCGATGAACCCGCTCACCTTTCTCGCGCCCAGCAATGTCAGCCTCTGGCTGCTGGGCGCCACCGGCTCCTATCCCCTGCTGGTTGAACACCGCTGGTGGACGCTCATTTCCGCCAGCTACCTGCACGGCGGCATCCTCCATATCCTCTTCAACATGATCGCCTTGAACCAGCTCGGCCCGCTGGTGATCAGGGAATACGGGGCCGCGCGGATGTTCGTCATCTATACCGGCGCCGGAATCGGCGGCTACCTGCTCTCCGCCCTGGCCGGGGTCTCCCTGACCATCGGCGCCTCGGCCGCGGTCTGCGGGCTGATCGGCGCGGCCCTTTATTACGGCAAGAGCCGGGGCGGCGCCTATGGCCGGGCCGTGTACCGCCATGTGGGCGGCTGGGTGATCAGCCTGTTTATTTTCGGCCTCCTGGTACCGGGAATCAATAACTGGGGCCATGGCGGCGGCATTGCCGCCGGCCTGCTCCTGGGCCTGCTCCTGGGCTACCGGGAAAGGCGGCCGGACACCTTTGCCCACCAGCTGCTGGCCGGCGCCTGCCTGCTGCTCACCGGGCTGGTGCTGGTCTGGGCCGTACTGTCCGGGGTTCTGGCCATGATGGCGGGCCACTGA